A genomic region of Paroedura picta isolate Pp20150507F chromosome 4, Ppicta_v3.0, whole genome shotgun sequence contains the following coding sequences:
- the EBNA1BP2 gene encoding putative rRNA-processing protein EBP2 codes for MRRPMLQADMEDSSMSSDSDESVVTDRELQKAFTKGSLKPGLNVVLEGKPKAFNNVDGLKQCLSEFQRHLAWIERLDVTSCLETNVSSHVPDKDAVDPEDDFKREMSFYHQAQASVLEALPQLHRLKVPTRRPDDYFAEMAKSDQQMQKIRQKLKSKQEAMEKSERAKQLRALRKYGKKVQTEVLQKRQKEKTSMLHAIKKYQKGLSDKLEFLEGEQPPPSQGKKKEGTGGQMIKKGPNAKRRYKNQKFGFGGKKKGSKWNTQESHNDVSSFRASVAHYKGSVKAGKKGANKRPGKKVRQKMKNRSR; via the exons ATGCGGCGTCCAATGCTCCAGGCAGACATGGAAGATTCCTCAATGTCTTCAGATTCTGATGAATCTGTTGTGACCGATCGAGAG cttcagaaagcatttacTAAAGGGTCACTAAAGCCAGGTCTGAATGTTGTGCTTGAGGGAAAACCAAAGGCTTTCAACAATGTG GATGGACTGAAACAGTgtctgtcagaattccagaggcatTTAGCCTGGATAGAAAGGCTTGATGTGACTTCTTGTTTGGAAACAAATGTTTCTAGTCACGTACCTGATAAAGATGCTGTTGACCCTGAGGATGACTTCAAGAGAGAGATGAGTTT TTATCATCAGGCTCAAGCTTCTGTGCTGGAAGCCTTACCTCAGCTACATCGGCTCAAAGTCCCTACTAGGCGGCCTGATGACTATTTTGCAGAGATGGCAAAATCTGACCAGCAGATGCAAAAG ATTCGTCAAAAGCTGAAGAGCAAACAGGAAGCCATGGAGAAGTCGGAAAGGGCTAAACAGCTCCGTGCTCTGAGGAAATATGGCAAAAAG GTGCAAACGGAGGTGCTGCagaagaggcagaaagagaagaCCTCAATGTTGCATGCAATCAAGAAATACCAGAAAG GTCTCTCAGACAAGCTGGAATTCCTGGAGGGAGAACAGCCACCACCTTCtcagggaaagaagaaagagggaACTGGGGGCCAAATGATAAAGAAAGG TCCAAATGCCAAACGACGATACAAGAATCAGAAATTTGGGTTTGGTGGTAAAAAGAAAGGCTCCAAGTGGAACACTCAAGAAAGTCACAATGATGTGTCCAGCTTTCGTGCTAGTGTAGCCCACTACAAGGGCTCAgtaaaagcaggaaaaaaggGTGCCAAT aAGAGGCCTGGTAAAAAGGTGAGGCAGAAAATGAAGAACCGTTCCCGATAG